Below is a window of Nerophis lumbriciformis linkage group LG20, RoL_Nlum_v2.1, whole genome shotgun sequence DNA.
atatatatgtatgaaatacttgacattcagtgaattctagctatatatatatatatatatatttattttattatatatataaataaaagaaatacttgaattgcagtgttcatttatttacacatatacacacacataacactcatctactcattgttgtacttgaaagtacaatggtccatgacgcatttgctaccgggctgcacataaacattaaataatttataaacgaccacATTTTCTCCTTAACTTTCATCAGTCCCAGCAGACacaccaattagcttgttcatagatgcatacttgccaaccctcccggattttccgggagactcccgaaattcagcgcctctcccgaaaacctcccgggacaaattttctcccgaaaatctcccgaaattcaggcggacctggaggccacgccccctccagctccatgaggacctggagggtctgcatggagcaatgttgttgtaatatattgagttggaggcaataaacaggcgaggtgatgaagtacgtctctttactgtagacttcagaacagactcacacacttgacgtcaggtgcgcaacaccacgtaaatcgttggccaaccaaaaagtaaccccagtacgctataaccAACAttcaccagtagatggcaatagacaaacatagatcacccaaacaacccaaccaaaaaatgcagcagctcaattaaaaaactgtactttagccacattctttttttcttttttttagtactgaactcttaaccctcatttgtaaacaataacatgcttattatacaaacagtatttgtacatctttaacacagatttttatactgtcttcagagattcagtttttttggtggtactcgaaacctttctgggtacctgcggatcactggtggggtttttgttgtgggtgatctgggttgtgatgatggcaactcagcagcccttgaatctggttcaatgatgactagtttgtgtctgactcactgatggtcctggtgatggaactaaAACAGCAGTTGTACTGATTGCACATTTtttgcaactggtggagactagataactggcagtctctccatgttttctcgccatggtaacatgtgatccacatgcactgtgcgctgtctctgtccctcttgatatagatatatataatatatgtatatatatgaaatacttccatccatccatccattttctaccgcttattcccttcggggtcgcggggggcgctggagcctatctcagctacaatcgcttgacttggtgaattctagctgtaaatatactcctcccctcttagccacgcccccgccccaccccgaccacgccccccaccccccacctcccgaaatcggaggtctcaaggttggcaagtatgcatagatGTATTAtacaactcctgataggaagtcgccatttgctaGATTTGTTACATATttcttacatgggacaatgcacattaatacaCACGTAAAGGTGTCAAATCGTAGCCAAAAGCTAGGCTCCATCTGCAGTCCGTGGCAAGTTGATGACCGaagatcagggcagatcaggaacaaagtgaccatagtagttaaaagatggagaagtgctaaattgttgcataaaataattgtgctgaaggaagaaaatacacacctcctttggcctagtaagtgttgcgtcagaccacttcttcctccaagggaatctaagtcaCTGGTcagtcccaagttctttcgatgacatatatgctgagtaagaaggaccatcaagacagaattggaatattttaaaTTTATACCAAATCTTTGGGAGACCATATTGGCTACAGTAGTTAATCGAACATTTAAACGGAAAGAGCCTACTTCTTGAATAGGAAaacagccccccccccctcagaaaggaatgcctcccccttccccaacactgataaggagGGGGATGCATCTTTCTCACATTCTAAtgcctaaaacactacacagacatCTTCAGACAAAGAGAGACTGATAGAATACAcgaaggaaaagtactagatactctaaacatggctatgtaaaaagaaagaactcttaatcaCATATGCCTCCTCCACATAAGGTAAAGTGCTGTTATGATTTCACACATTCCTATTAcacaagtagttagcaataacacATATATTTACGCATAGAAAATTGGAGCAAAAAAAGCTAACCGTGTATTtacgtatgaaatattgcacaaaatatcaatacataacttttagaatggaaatagaCAGGAATCTATTGTAACTAATGGCAAGTATTTGTAGCTTTATTATACATCCATGCTCTTGTCtttgaatgtgatgtatcacctataacccatcagatactaaagccaaaaaaAAAGCCTACGACTAGCAAAAATGAGTACAAAACCAAAGTCTATGGAGAGATTTGTTTTGCAAAGGCAAAAGGCAAAAGGCAAGGGGCTCCCACCAATTCAAcgttatggtgagttttttcatgtattcatttttcatgcactttttTGCTATACATGTATTTATCCGCCACACGTGATAATAATGCCTAccgtacattaaaccggtccctggtgcaaaaaaggttggggacccctgatttagattcctagtgaataatgacaggttatattattatttgtttgaaCTCACATTCCTGCATAGTTATATTACCGGTAAATTTGTAGGCAattgtttgttaaaaaaataaaaaataaatcacactaaATTAATtacgggggcttaagaatattttaggccaaacaacgccaatggttatgTGTGATTTCTTTGTACTTGCCCCTTGGAAATTTAAGAATGTAAATGTAAAACATGTAATGCAGCTTTATTTGTAAGAAAACATACACATTGAAAGCAATCAAgagaggttttttttaaaatatatacatttgtacaaCAAACTTTTGTCGTTGTGGCAATGTCGTCCTTCTTGGACAAAATGTGTACCCACAGACTCTTGTGGTCTTCATCCAGGATTACAGCAAATGGCCCACTGAGCAGCTCTCAGCACATAAACGTCACCAATAAAAAAACCAGTAACCCGATAGTTTTTTTTCAGGCCATTTTCTTCAGGTGGTAGCGCTTGTGAACGATGATTTTTATAGAGCAGAAACAAGGTTTCCCTGGCACGCATCACAGGACGGCTTCCTCAGGATTCTCCGAACAAGGGAgccacctttaaaaaaaaaaaagaaggttaaaGTTGATCACAATTGCTTCAAAAAACTTGTTTCATTTCAAAAACTAAAGTAAGAGCGTACGAACAAGATCACAACACAGCAGATTTCAAGAGTGACAAAGTCTGAAGCAAAAAGAGCAAACTTGATTTCCTTTGCAAAGGAAGTTAAGCCTTGGGATACTCTTGCGTCACATAGTTTGCGGTACTCTGTCGGCTTATTGTTTCCTTCAAAGCTATTCCACTGGGTtgtgttgcgtcagaccagttcttcctccaagggaatctaagttactggtcaatcccaagttctttcgatgacatatatgccgagtaagaaggaccatcaagacagaattggaatattttcaagttttactaaagctttaggagttcaacttaaccaatacattcatatcggctactctggatgatctggcattccaagggaaaaaacaacttcttctcacgcaaagaaaacccccatctccccCTCGCATCACTGATTTGAAACCAGTGggtgttgtatttcacattcctgatggtttaagacaccaaacagacaatctgaagacaaagagagactggtagaatacacaaaggaaaagtaccaatgatctaaacatggctatgtaaaaagaaagaactcttaaacatatatgcatccttccACAGGTGGCACATgacttgtaattctcttccaaaaccCTAAGGGAAAGTGTTTTACTGTGTAAGCAACCAGAACTCTTGCTGACTATCTTCCCAAGAGAGAAAGCttcctgtgtgtagaagtggttgTAAACTTGTAGTAAACAATGGTGACCGCAAGACTCACGCCaatttaaaagccagagaataaaagtgggttttaagacaacacttaaaacattcaaCAGTGGGGGCCATTTTGACATGAGGGAGCAGAACATTCCAAAGTTTAGGACGCAGAGGACCTGTCTCCCCTAGTCTTAAGCCGTGTTTTAGGCCCCACGAGTTGAAACTGGCCCTCAGACCTCAACGCCTGAGCTGAAGCATAAATTTGGCTGAGGCCTGTGATGTACTTTGGGGCCAGTCCATTCCAAGTGTTAAAAACAAACTGTAAAATTTAAGAATCAATCCTGAAACGAACAGCATGTCAATGCAGGGAGGCAAGAATTGAGGTGATTTGCTCCCTTTTTTGGTTCCCGCTAAAAGTCGTCCTACAAGTAATGAGTtactactaggggtgtaacggtacgtgtatttgtattgaaccgtttcggtacgggggtttcggttcggttcggaggtgtaccgaacgagtttccacacaaatatattaagtagccgcctccgcttccttctgcctctgtctctgtcagtactctacacagcacccagcattgtcccacccacacaaccacctgattggttacaaacagagcggtaacagccaatcagcagtgcgtattcagagcgcatgtagtcagtgcttagcgtttagcaggtaagcatcaggcagcggactctccctaaattataataaacacctcccagtcaactactagtaacatcactatgagcccgttgaccttctagaaatataaaaggcagctcagcccgctcgcagtcctggcttgaggtgaaggctaattcgcttttagcataacgttagctcattttgccgtgtgtgtgtgttacggacagcaaagccctgtctgtctgttatttcactttacctttttctgcgttgattgagctgtgttgaagcagcaaaaaaggacattatgttaaatgaagagtttctgcctctgatagttgatataataatgtaccgtattttccgcactataagccgcgcctaaaaactacaaattttctcaaaagctgacgtgcggcttataacccggtgcgccttatatatggattaatattaatattcattttcataaagtttaggtctcgcaactccggtaaacagccgccatcttttttccccatagaagaggaagcgcttcttcttctacggtaagcaaccgccaaggtaagcacccgcccccatagaagaggaagcgcttcttcttctactgtaagcaaccacccgcccccgtagaagaagaagcgcgcggatattacgtttcatttaatttgtgtgtttacatctgtaaagaccacaaatggcttctattaagagacacgcgtacaacgcagaattcaaactcaaggcaataagtcacgcagtagaacacggaaatagagcagcagcaagagaatttaacataaatgaatcaatggtgcgtaggtagaggaagcaacaagatgacctgcgccactaagacagggagacagcgccggacgacatacgccaacatctgccagaggatcgtaaatgcctgggcggatatatcggtctcaactgtggtccgagctttccggaaggcaggattcacggaactgctggacaacaacagcaacattgactctgatgacttcgacgagacggagccgtccattttggatgccgtattcgcccaactttttaattcagacactgaagaagaatttgagggatttatggatgaggaataacttcagaaagtgggctttaaatgtttattttgtgtgttgtgtgacattaacgttcgagcaacgttgagttattgatgctctgcactaatttgagtgttactatttttgtgattgcacatttgcacattacattttgggggtgaacagagttgttagaacgctggtttgtaatatattattaaagtttgactgacctatctgactgtttttttgacattccctttagcgcagcgtaggcacggcttataacccggggaggcttataggtggacaaagttttgaaatatgccattcattgaaggtgcggctaataacccggggcggcttatagtgcggaaaatacggtaactgcatcattaagcctacatgaactccatggtgttcagggatgaatagtctctcctattgctattgtaccattttttcagctatagttacattaatcattagtaatgcggCATCCTAGTTttggaatggcagggtccctgctatcacatgatgataaaaatataacatttacataataaaaaccaaccacaggcttcccaaatgctgtaataaattaagcatgatgagttgacttgaaactgtttaatgttgcactttttatatgtagaagaaaagttttgtcattgtatttaatccgagcaacaacttgaggcagtttaatgttgattaacgtgggcagaattattatagtgttcccaatgttaaaaggataaagccattgtttacaaatttggtaaataaataaccaaaaaatgtatattttgttgttttcttactgtaccgaaattgaaccgaaccgtgacctctaaaccgaggtagtaCAGAACCAaaattgttgtgtaccgttacacccctagttactACCCATCTCTGAGTATAAGTAAcatttgcaaatgtttattttcttACAAGCCAagaataaaacatgaatattaccTTTGAAGTGATCGCGGGTGAGGGAGAGGAAGATTCAGAGTGTCTCTGAAGAACTTGTAGGCTTTACGACCATGAAGGTGTAAATTGTTGGCAAactctctctcttctgctgaataCTCGTTTTGTTTCctctttttaaaaagctccaaagGAAGATCTGAACGTAAATTTGACAAAGAGTCGGCGGTGCGAAACATTAatcacattatacacaatattttCTTCTTACCCAAATATATTTGCAGCTTGTCACACAGTTCCTCGTTCAGCAGCTTCTTCTCGGTCAGAACGAGCAGGAGAGCGTTGATGGTGGCCTTTGCTCTCCTTTCTCGAACTTGTGCATTTCTCTTCTCCTTCTCCAGCGTTACCACCCGAGCTGCCGTTTTAATGAATCTCACCTTCAGAGCAGACGGGCAACTGGGCAACGAATAGTTGTGCTCCTGCTTCAGGAAAATATGACAAATGTGTAATTTAATAGTCCACATATGCCATTCAGTAATTAACACTTTCACCTTGTTGACATCATCAAGTTCAAATACTCACAAGGTCAACATTAGACTGATGTTCATTTTCAATAACACGCTGAGAAATATTTAATAGAAGACTCTCCTCGGCCTTCTTTGATGTAATTGTGCTCCTTTTGGCTTTAGGCTGAGGAACATAAATAAAAGATACATCTTTATTTATTCATACCACAGTGATGTattgtaatatactgtatatgtatttttttttacaaaagaatACTATATTGTAAGAATCAATTTAAATCAAGAATCAATTCATCGAATTTTCACCCCGAGAATAAAAATCAATTTCACTGCATTGCTCGCTCACTCTCGTTCAATCACTCACTCatttatagggatgatgttcgaaaccggttctcccggttgttcgataagaaaagaaccgattccatggactcgaatccctttttgagaaccggttcccgttatcgaggccactatagtaaagaaaaagagttggttctttattcgaatcccacaggaaatgccctatggcacgtcccaggaaatgacgcAGCTCAGtcatttttgtatgtgtctgataacgttaacgttatcttgtagcctacaccagtggtccccaaccaccggtaccggtccgtggatcgattggtaccgggccgcacaagaaataaaacaaataaaaaaatatatatatattttttaaatttaaattaaaattgattgaattttttttttaattaaatcaacataaaaaacacaagatacacttacaattagtgcaccaacccaaaaaacctccctctcccatttacactcattcacactaattcgcacaaaagggttgtttctttctgttattaatattctggttcctacattatatatcaatatacatcaatacagtctgcagggatacagtccgtaagcacacatgattgtattttttatgacaaaaaaaaaaaaataccatacaacagtcaatatatatatattttttaggggggtaacaacagtcaatatttatttatttattttttcttacaaaataaaagtgagctttttaaaccaaatattgtgtttttttccatatacaacaacctatctggattcgataaggaatcggttcgataagaggattcgataatgggctcgaactcgataatttcttatcaaacatcatccctactcatttACTAGATCACTCACTTGCTCATTCACTGACTCACTCAGGAGTGACAATTCTCCATTCTAAATCAAACTAGTTCTCACTAACTCACTCACTACTTGCTCATTCAATATTCACTCACTCAGGCgtgaccaaacaagaatgatacaTACTGTAAGTCTACACCAAAGTGATACTTTGTAGATTTTCCACAGACAAGAGTACAAACACAATAAGAAGTGTTtgcattttgaacatcaaatattatatAAGACTAAAATACCTTTTCAGTGGTACACACTAGTAATGGTAGACACTCCTTGGGTTTCCTTGAGATTGTTGCGACCCTTTTCCCTTTAGactaaagaaaaaaatacatatttagatTGATCTTAggtgtataaaataaatacagagaCTATAGCATCGCACAGCATGAATAATTCATATGAAAAACTACTTTCAGACACTTACACATGATTGACATACAAAGggcatttaaatattattaacatACAACCACAAAAAAGCGTGCATTGGGTCACAGACGTTTATCTTTGTCAgaaaatttgtatttaaattatcaaaaaactttccattctgagttcccaatgaacagacaagaggctgtctttgttgcaccaagcaaaggcttggaaaattccattgtgtacgatgggatgagacgggaggggttatctattgtcatcgaagacctgcccaagctgaatccaggactaacccaagcccgaggcatcttcttcttttgttttcaatgtgaccaaaaacaagagctgtttacataccccccattcctttggaagcaaatgttgttgtgtaaacagggagtgtccaaataaaggaggagacgtaaacctttttcgtcagagcgtggtgcaagaCTGTACAGAGTACAGTTgccgcgtctctcctcaaaattgagtccaaatgtaattctgtctcttgtttgattatttgcttcttgtcttgtttaatagatgtcatcagtgtttgaacctgacaatctttaaaggggaaatACACTTTTTGGCGAATTTTGTCTATTACTCACAATCCCTATGAGAGACATGaacaaatgtttctttttttacgTATTCAAATCCGTAAAATAAGGCATGTAAAAGGTGGTTAATAATGAAGTGGATGGGAGTAATCGacaataatactccatttacatttcgtgacctgaatattaaccaagtatttgcgatattgttattataccgccgaggaactacttttagcggcaccTTGATCACAGAAAGGTAACTAGcctatgcagctattgacatacagAGCCAGTGAGCTGCCACATCGTCTCTGAGTCGGTAAAACATTgtgctagaccaggggtgtcaaactcaaatacagagtgggacaaaatttaaaactgaaaaaagccgcgggccaaggttgaacaaattaaccttttaatagggatccaaacaagttttgcattgaatattgaacaagcaaggcttatataacttttttttttttgtttgttttttgattttgtaaatgtttatttatataccttaattgttttcaaacggtttctgtaacacggcagtaaaggcttatacaactttatagtgacgtgcaaaattgagtttcaaataataataataataataattaaaaaatatcaatggcatatcaaatacaatttaaatacaaattgaatgcctcttttctatttgcagccttctgaggtaaatatcaacattaactttttccacaggctaataaatttgaaaataaaataacaatgaataaaccaaccattcaggactttaaactgctcagtttgcaacacactgatctaatctgatgtgcccaagccagatacctggcatcttttcttggatgctagttcattaatatcagggctcaggctttgagctgaggggacgctacaaaatacaccccccccccccacacacacacacaccttgttgcgtcccggaagagttagtgctgcaaaggattctgggtatttgttctgttatgtttatgttgtgttacggtgcggatgttctcccaaaatgtgtttgtcattcttgtttggtgtgggtgcacagtgtggcgtatatttctaacagtgttaaagttgtttatacagccaccctcagtgtaacctgtatcgctgttgatcaagtatgcattgcattcacttatgtgcgtgcagaagccgcacatatcttgtgactgggccagcactcgttggactggatgaaaagcggacgtgacgattttcgggaggggcactgaaatttgggactcccccgggagggttggcaagtatgagtattagcggtgaatgcggtgttaccgcggcaccgccgctgtatataatcggcgggccagctctcgtgttaatttgatatcgcctcaagggccaagtgaaattacacggcgggccaaatttggcccgcggg
It encodes the following:
- the LOC133619633 gene encoding THAP domain-containing protein 2-like isoform X1, encoding MPAHCAAYGCKVRRTAESKKLGITFHRFPKDDDVRRRWEVAVRRKSFAAKEQTVLCSKHFNPEDFDKTGGLCRIRQGVIPSVFNFSLLCETSKGKRVATISRKPKECLPLLVCTTEKPKAKRSTITSKKAEESLLLNISQRVIENEHQSNVDLQEHNYSLPSCPSALKVRFIKTAARVVTLEKEKRNAQVRERRAKATINALLLVLTEKKLLNEELCDKLQIYLDLPLELFKKRKQNEYSAEEREFANNLHLHGRKAYKFFRDTLNLPLPHPRSLQRWLPCSENPEEAVL
- the LOC133619633 gene encoding THAP domain-containing protein 2-like isoform X4, with the translated sequence MPAHCAAYGCKVRRTAESKKLGITFHRFPKDDDVRRRWEVAVRRKSFAAKEQTVLCSKHFNPEDFDKTGGLCRIRQGVIPSVFNFSLLCETPKAKRSTITSKKAEESLLLNISQRVIENEHQSNVDLEHNYSLPSCPSALKVRFIKTAARVVTLEKEKRNAQVRERRAKATINALLLVLTEKKLLNEELCDKLQIYLDLPLELFKKRKQNEYSAEEREFANNLHLHGRKAYKFFRDTLNLPLPHPRSLQRWLPCSENPEEAVL
- the LOC133619633 gene encoding THAP domain-containing protein 2-like isoform X3 — its product is MPAHCAAYGCKVRRTAESKKLGITFHRFPKDDDVRRRWEVAVRRKSFAAKEQTVLCSKHFNPEDFDKTGGLCRIRQGVIPSVFNFSLLCETPKAKRSTITSKKAEESLLLNISQRVIENEHQSNVDLQEHNYSLPSCPSALKVRFIKTAARVVTLEKEKRNAQVRERRAKATINALLLVLTEKKLLNEELCDKLQIYLDLPLELFKKRKQNEYSAEEREFANNLHLHGRKAYKFFRDTLNLPLPHPRSLQRWLPCSENPEEAVL
- the LOC133619633 gene encoding THAP domain-containing protein 2-like isoform X2 — its product is MPAHCAAYGCKVRRTAESKKLGITFHRFPKDDDVRRRWEVAVRRKSFAAKEQTVLCSKHFNPEDFDKTGGLCRIRQGVIPSVFNFSLLCETSKGKRVATISRKPKECLPLLVCTTEKPKAKRSTITSKKAEESLLLNISQRVIENEHQSNVDLEHNYSLPSCPSALKVRFIKTAARVVTLEKEKRNAQVRERRAKATINALLLVLTEKKLLNEELCDKLQIYLDLPLELFKKRKQNEYSAEEREFANNLHLHGRKAYKFFRDTLNLPLPHPRSLQRWLPCSENPEEAVL